One window of the Desulfobaccales bacterium genome contains the following:
- a CDS encoding class I SAM-dependent methyltransferase, which translates to MRKLARLVPRLYGRICGQELSANLLHFQFLPSHYFRRHLQADAHRLKGRLLDVGCGNQPYRPHLPQVTRYVGLDYPVTQALQDFQARPEVYGDARCLPFADGSFDAVLCSQVLEHVNQPATVLKEISRVLKPGGTGILSVPFIYNVHVGPYDFFRFSPFGLKELLAQADLEVETLRYQGGVGTAVVQLVHNWVFSGLARLSRRSALGAALGGLLLPLLLIWCALNNLAALALDRLDIDTPRFSPNLWVVFRKAASPAGAAA; encoded by the coding sequence ATGCGGAAACTTGCCCGACTTGTGCCGCGCCTGTACGGACGGATTTGCGGTCAGGAGCTCAGTGCCAACCTGCTCCACTTCCAGTTCCTGCCCTCTCACTATTTCCGGCGGCACCTCCAGGCCGACGCCCATCGGCTTAAGGGGCGGCTTTTGGATGTGGGGTGCGGCAACCAGCCCTACCGGCCGCATCTCCCCCAAGTCACTCGCTATGTGGGGCTGGATTACCCGGTGACCCAGGCCCTGCAGGATTTCCAGGCTCGCCCGGAGGTTTACGGCGATGCCCGGTGCCTGCCCTTTGCCGACGGCAGTTTCGATGCGGTCTTATGTTCCCAGGTCCTGGAGCATGTCAATCAGCCGGCCACGGTCTTAAAGGAAATCTCCCGGGTCCTGAAGCCCGGCGGCACCGGTATCCTCTCGGTCCCCTTCATCTACAACGTGCACGTGGGCCCTTATGACTTCTTCCGTTTTTCCCCCTTCGGCCTGAAGGAGTTGCTGGCCCAGGCGGACCTGGAAGTGGAGACCCTGCGCTATCAGGGCGGGGTGGGCACCGCGGTGGTGCAGCTGGTGCACAACTGGGTCTTTTCCGGGCTGGCCCGCCTCAGCCGCCGGAGTGCCCTGGGAGCTGCTCTGGGAGGCCTGCTCCTTCCCCTTCTCCTCATCTGGTGCGCCCTGAACAACCTGGCGGCCCTGGCGCTGGACCGCCTGGACATTGACACCCCCCGCTTTTCCCCCAACCTCTGGGTGGTCTTCCGGAAAGCCGCCAGCCCGGCCGGCGCAGCCGCCTAA
- a CDS encoding CBS and ACT domain-containing protein, translated as MLVKDWMTKDPVTITDDTSMMKAIHLMKQHRFRRLPVMHGGELVGVVTDRDLKEASPSKATTLDVHELYYLLAELQVKDIMTRNPITVREDDTVEHAAQIMLEHTISGLPVVNDDGRLTGIITQSDVFRAFMHITGIQQGGIQFALKLEDKPGLIKEVVDLLRSRGARFISLLTSTATSEEGYREVYIRVKNLPPEEVAAAREELARRFTVLHVIDDSAR; from the coding sequence ATGCTGGTCAAGGATTGGATGACGAAAGACCCGGTCACGATCACCGACGACACCTCCATGATGAAGGCCATCCACCTGATGAAGCAGCACCGTTTCCGGCGGCTGCCGGTGATGCACGGGGGCGAGCTGGTGGGGGTGGTGACGGACCGGGACCTGAAGGAGGCCTCGCCCTCCAAGGCCACCACCCTGGATGTGCATGAACTCTACTATCTGTTGGCGGAGTTGCAGGTCAAGGACATCATGACCCGCAACCCCATCACCGTGCGGGAAGACGACACGGTGGAGCATGCCGCCCAGATCATGCTGGAACATACCATCTCCGGCCTGCCGGTGGTGAACGACGACGGCCGGCTGACGGGCATCATCACCCAGTCGGATGTCTTCCGGGCCTTCATGCACATCACCGGCATTCAACAGGGTGGCATCCAGTTTGCTCTCAAGCTGGAGGACAAGCCGGGGCTCATCAAGGAGGTGGTGGACCTGCTCCGCAGCCGGGGCGCCCGCTTCATCAGCCTCCTCACCTCCACCGCCACCTCGGAGGAGGGCTACCGGGAGGTCTATATCCGGGTGAAAAACCTGCCGCCGGAGGAGGTGGCCGCCGCCCGGGAGGAGTTGGCCCGGCGCTTTACCGTGCTCCACGTCATTGATGACAGCGCCCGTTGA
- the asnB gene encoding asparagine synthase (glutamine-hydrolyzing) — MCGIFGRINSPGAGPVPAELCRRQTDTLRHRGPDAGGYLWACSRTGAVYLGREGDGLAPPSQPWDLFLGHRRLSVLDLSEAASQPMAAAQGRYWIIFNGEIYNYRDLRRQLAAEGIIFRTANSDTEVLLQAFVRWGEDCLQRLRGMFAFAILDLKERRLFLARDRLGKKPLYYYATSRGLQFASELKAILADPAVPRELDPVALGQYLLYGYVPSPRTIYRGLAKLPPAHLAWVDLDRPGDMRLRRYWQPAAAEPEESVGAWQEEFEAELTEAVRLRLVSDVPLGAFSSGGLDSTVVVREMHRLGAGPLRTFAIGFPEAEASELPWARQVTARYHTEHTEEVVSPDALALLPQVVRQFDEPFADSSVIPTWIVSRLARRQVTVVLSGDGGDEILAGYRRYHHACRLEHWWGPVPAWLRRPLMGLLAVAWPARLRGKSFWQRAAGGDNLYRAIVSRDHSLSLLRPEVRPSPADLPALHHHFTAAWEAGPRDFLTRLQYVDLLTYLPEDILVKADRASMAASLELRCPLLDHRLVELALRLPRALKYDGQRQKVLIRRLLTADLGPEFVERPKNGFQMPLRRWLKGDMATILQGRLLPADAPLYHLCRREAVAALLGRFLGGQKDLSEDVWRLLVLDEWCRQALEG, encoded by the coding sequence ATGTGCGGTATATTCGGCCGCATAAATTCCCCTGGGGCCGGGCCGGTACCCGCTGAGCTCTGCCGGCGCCAGACCGACACCCTGCGGCATCGGGGGCCGGATGCGGGCGGGTATCTGTGGGCCTGCTCCCGCACCGGGGCGGTTTATCTGGGCCGGGAAGGTGACGGACTTGCGCCCCCCTCTCAGCCCTGGGACCTCTTTCTGGGGCACCGGCGGCTTTCCGTGCTGGACCTGTCCGAGGCCGCGTCCCAGCCCATGGCGGCGGCCCAGGGGCGCTACTGGATTATCTTCAACGGCGAAATCTACAATTACCGGGACCTGCGGCGGCAACTGGCCGCGGAAGGCATCATCTTTCGCACCGCCAACTCCGACACCGAGGTGCTGCTCCAGGCCTTCGTGCGCTGGGGGGAGGACTGCCTGCAGCGGCTTCGGGGAATGTTCGCCTTCGCCATCCTGGACCTCAAGGAGCGCCGCCTCTTTCTGGCCCGGGACCGGCTGGGGAAAAAGCCCCTGTACTACTATGCCACTTCCCGGGGGCTGCAGTTTGCCTCCGAGCTCAAGGCCATCCTGGCGGACCCGGCGGTGCCCCGGGAGCTGGATCCGGTGGCCCTGGGACAATACTTGCTCTACGGTTATGTCCCTTCCCCCCGCACCATCTACCGTGGTCTGGCCAAACTGCCTCCTGCCCATCTGGCCTGGGTGGACCTGGACCGGCCGGGTGATATGCGGCTCCGGCGCTACTGGCAGCCGGCCGCGGCCGAACCTGAGGAGTCCGTGGGGGCCTGGCAGGAGGAGTTTGAAGCGGAGCTTACGGAGGCAGTGCGCCTGCGCCTGGTGAGCGATGTGCCCTTGGGGGCCTTCTCGTCGGGGGGCCTGGATTCCACCGTGGTGGTGCGGGAGATGCACCGCCTGGGCGCCGGGCCGCTTCGCACCTTTGCCATCGGTTTTCCGGAAGCCGAGGCCAGCGAACTTCCCTGGGCCAGGCAGGTGACGGCCCGCTATCACACCGAGCACACGGAAGAGGTGGTGAGCCCTGATGCCCTGGCGCTTCTCCCCCAGGTGGTGCGTCAGTTTGACGAGCCCTTCGCCGACTCCTCAGTCATCCCCACCTGGATCGTGTCCCGTCTGGCCCGGCGCCAGGTGACCGTGGTCCTGTCCGGTGACGGCGGGGATGAAATCCTGGCGGGCTATCGCCGCTACCATCACGCCTGCCGCCTGGAACACTGGTGGGGCCCGGTGCCGGCATGGCTGCGGCGCCCTCTTATGGGCCTGCTGGCCGTGGCTTGGCCCGCCCGGCTCCGGGGGAAGAGTTTTTGGCAGCGGGCCGCCGGCGGCGACAACCTTTACCGGGCCATTGTCTCCCGGGATCACAGCCTTAGCCTCCTGCGGCCGGAGGTGCGGCCGTCCCCGGCAGACCTGCCGGCCCTTCATCATCATTTCACCGCTGCCTGGGAAGCCGGCCCCCGGGATTTTCTCACCCGCCTCCAATATGTGGACCTCCTCACCTATCTGCCGGAGGATATCCTGGTCAAGGCCGACCGGGCCTCCATGGCGGCTTCCCTGGAGCTGCGCTGTCCGTTGTTGGACCACCGGCTGGTGGAGCTCGCCCTGAGGCTGCCCCGGGCCCTGAAATACGACGGCCAGCGGCAGAAAGTTCTCATCCGGCGCCTCCTCACCGCAGATCTGGGACCGGAATTTGTGGAGCGGCCCAAAAATGGCTTCCAGATGCCCCTGCGCCGCTGGCTCAAAGGGGATATGGCCACCATTTTACAAGGGCGCCTTCTGCCTGCTGATGCCCCCCTGTATCACCTCTGCCGGCGGGAGGCGGTGGCGGCGTTGCTCGGCCGCTTTTTGGGGGGTCAGAAAGATCTCAGCGAGGACGTCTGGCGCCTGCTGGTCCTGGACGAATGGTGCCGGCAGGCCTTGGAGGGTTAA